A region of Salvelinus alpinus chromosome 6, SLU_Salpinus.1, whole genome shotgun sequence DNA encodes the following proteins:
- the LOC139578091 gene encoding myb/SANT-like DNA-binding domain-containing protein 4 isoform X2: MATRAAYFSPSEAQILMEAYEEVKDIIKKKGNTATVIKQREKAWQSIADRLNALNMNGPKRTWQQVKIKYKNILQNAVKKNTHRQGTGGGSPKADLTPAEDMALELNKGRPVLEGIPGGKETSIGSSQDATRFIQVSGSTVFLLEPPAQAPDDADPGEGPSAAATAHDGDDDEEETISLDSRRHEDPDAIQWENQPGNISSQAIRKLYGNHLRRQIELADIDIQYKKKRMENLALESEIKKRTIRKLDLEIKKLEREVRYAFNVHCMLTVTQMY, from the exons atggcaactagagccgcgtacttttccccgtcggaagcacaaatcctcatggaggcatacgaggaggtaaaagatataattaagaagaaaggcaacaccgccacagtgataaagcaaagagaaaaagcgtggcaaagtattgcagaccgcctgaatgc attaaacatgaacgggccaaaacggacatggcagcaggtcaaaatcaaatacaagaacattctgcagaatg cagtgaaaaagaatacccacagacaaggcacgggtggtgggtcaccaaaggctgaccttaccccagcagaggacatggccttggagctaaataaaggcaggcccgtcttagaggggatccctggggggaaagagacgagcataggttcctcccaagatgccacccgcttcattcaag tgtctggcagcactgtgttcctgttagagccaccagcacaagcaccagacgatgctgatcca ggtgaaggccccagtgcagcagcaacagcacatgatggagacgatgatgaggaggagaccatctctctggattccagaaggcatgag gacccagatgctatacagtgggaaaaccagcctggcaacata agctcacaagctatcagaaagttgtatggcaaccacctccggcgccaaatagaactggcagacatagacattcagtacaagaagaaaaggatggaaaatcttgcactggagtccgaaataaaaaagaggacaattaggaaactggaccttgaaataaaaaaacttgagagggaggtgagatatgccttcaatgtacactgtatgctaactgtaacacaaatgtattaa
- the LOC139578091 gene encoding putative nuclease HARBI1 isoform X1 — protein MKGQNCVFLSALTMACPFVRDVVDEEALVLRRAFRRERVFRDRLDPLAFPDDHLYERYRFSADGIRYLCRLLGPRIKHRTARSHALSVEQMVCVALRFFASGAFLYSVGDAEQLNKATICRTIRSVCLAIKALADVFISFPGHRRLCDIKEEFYRIAGFPNVIGAVDCTHIRIKAPSGAHEADFVNRKSFHSINVQMVCNADCVISNVVAKWPGSVHDSRIFRASEIYQCLSQGEFSGVLLGDRGYGCQPFLLTPFTDPQEAQQAYNHAHARTRARVEMTFGLLKARFHCLHKLRVSPVRACDITVACAVLHNVACLRKERAPRVPPAMDWDNPAIFPDDDSGRLLRDQYVLNYFS, from the exons atgaagggccaaaattgtgtgttcctttctgctctgacaatggcatgcccattcgtgcgagatgtggtggatgaagaagcacttgtgctgaggagagccttcaggcgagaaagggtcttcagggaccggttggacccactggccttccctgatgaccatctatatgaaagatacaggttttctgcagatggcatcaggtatctatgcagactactgggtcccaggattaagcaccgcactgcacggagccatgcactgagtgtggagcaaatggtttgtgtggccttgcgcttttttgctagtggagccttcctgtactcagtgggggatgcagaacagctgaacaaggccacaatttgccgcacaataaggagtgtgtgtctggctatcaaagcattagcagatgtcttcatctccttccctggccacagaagactctgtgacatcaaagaggagttctataggattgcag gtttccccaatgtcattggtgcagtggactgcacacacataaggataaaagccccctcaggtgcccatgaggccgattttgtgaataggaaatcctttcacagcattaatgttcag atggtctgcaatgctgactgtgtgatcagcaatgttgtggcaaaatggcctggctcagtccatgactccagaatctttcgggcctctgaaatctatcagtgcctatcacaag gtgaattctctggtgtgttgctgggagacagggggtatggctgccagccttttctcctgacacctttcacagacccccaggaagcacagcaggcctacaaccatgcccatgccaggaccagggccagagttgaaatgacctttggcctcctgaaggcacgctttcactgccttcacaaattaagggtcagccctgttagggcatgtgatattactgtggcttgtgctgtcctccacaatgtggcctgcctgaggaaggagagggcccccagagtgccaccagccatggactgggacaatccggcaatcttccctgatgacgacagtggtcggctgctgagggaccaatatgtgttgaattattttagttag
- the LOC139578091 gene encoding myb/SANT-like DNA-binding domain-containing protein 4 isoform X3 encodes MATRAAYFSPSEAQILMEAYEEVKDIIKKKGNTATVIKQREKAWQSIADRLNALNMNGPKRTWQQVKIKYKNILQNAVKKNTHRQGTGGGSPKADLTPAEDMALELNKGRPVLEGIPGGKETSIGSSQDATRFIQVSGSTVFLLEPPAQAPDDADPGEGPSAAATAHDGDDDEEETISLDSRRHEDPDAIQWENQPGNISSQAIRKLYGNHLRRQIELADIDIQYKKKRMENLALESEIKKRTIRKLDLEIKKLERELQEDDTAQNKN; translated from the exons atggcaactagagccgcgtacttttccccgtcggaagcacaaatcctcatggaggcatacgaggaggtaaaagatataattaagaagaaaggcaacaccgccacagtgataaagcaaagagaaaaagcgtggcaaagtattgcagaccgcctgaatgc attaaacatgaacgggccaaaacggacatggcagcaggtcaaaatcaaatacaagaacattctgcagaatg cagtgaaaaagaatacccacagacaaggcacgggtggtgggtcaccaaaggctgaccttaccccagcagaggacatggccttggagctaaataaaggcaggcccgtcttagaggggatccctggggggaaagagacgagcataggttcctcccaagatgccacccgcttcattcaag tgtctggcagcactgtgttcctgttagagccaccagcacaagcaccagacgatgctgatcca ggtgaaggccccagtgcagcagcaacagcacatgatggagacgatgatgaggaggagaccatctctctggattccagaaggcatgag gacccagatgctatacagtgggaaaaccagcctggcaacata agctcacaagctatcagaaagttgtatggcaaccacctccggcgccaaatagaactggcagacatagacattcagtacaagaagaaaaggatggaaaatcttgcactggagtccgaaataaaaaagaggacaattaggaaactggaccttgaaataaaaaaacttgagagggag ctccaagaagatgacacagctcaaaataaaaattag